A region from the Marinobacter sp. SS13-12 genome encodes:
- a CDS encoding acyl-CoA dehydrogenase C-terminal domain-containing protein codes for MPVYKAPLRDMKFLLNEVFDYPGHYTRLQSGENATPDIVDAILNECGRFCEEVLSPLYQSGDEEGCKLENGEVTTPKGYPEAYQQYGMGGWQGLSAPEEYGGQGLPASMGLLKQEMMGTANWPFSMYPGLSMGAMNTIFLHGSEEQKQAYLTPLTEGRWGGTMCLTEPQCGTDLGQVKAKAEPQADGSYKLSGTKIFISSGDHDLTENIVHIVLARLPDAPKGTRGISLFIVPKFLPDGNGGVGERNGVTCGSLEKKMGIKASATCVLNFDDATGFLIGPENEGLNCMFTFMNTARIGTAIQGVGPAELSYQWALDYAKERRSMRALSGKKESDQAADALIHHADVRRMLLTQKAVAEGGRAMLYYAARLADHMVEGHTTGDAKKADAYDDKLGFLTPILKGFLTELGNEAANLGVQVFGGHGYIREHGMEQIVRDTRIATLYEGTTGIQALDLLGRKVLLMTQGGAVREFTLRVANFARKNLTDKRVRPFAVELLKLTAQWNLLTVRLMLAARKDRDMVSSAANDFLMYSGYVTMAYMWARMAAVASDKLDKGGADSEEFYRAKLATAEFYYERLLPRAQAHATSMLSPSRNLMQLVAEDMSFIG; via the coding sequence ATGCCGGTTTACAAGGCGCCCCTGCGCGACATGAAATTTCTGCTCAACGAGGTGTTCGACTACCCCGGACACTATACCCGGCTCCAGAGTGGCGAAAACGCCACCCCCGATATCGTTGACGCCATACTCAACGAGTGCGGCCGGTTTTGTGAAGAGGTGCTGAGCCCACTCTACCAGAGCGGTGACGAAGAAGGCTGTAAGCTGGAAAATGGTGAAGTTACCACCCCGAAAGGCTATCCCGAGGCCTATCAGCAATACGGCATGGGCGGGTGGCAGGGTCTCTCAGCACCGGAGGAATACGGAGGTCAGGGTCTCCCGGCTTCCATGGGGCTGCTGAAACAGGAAATGATGGGAACCGCCAACTGGCCTTTCTCCATGTACCCTGGCCTGTCCATGGGCGCCATGAACACTATCTTCCTGCACGGCAGTGAAGAACAGAAACAGGCCTACCTGACACCGCTCACCGAAGGCCGCTGGGGTGGCACCATGTGCCTCACGGAACCCCAGTGTGGTACCGACCTGGGACAGGTCAAGGCCAAAGCAGAGCCTCAGGCAGACGGTAGCTACAAGCTCTCCGGCACCAAGATTTTCATCTCCTCCGGGGATCACGACCTGACCGAGAACATTGTCCATATTGTGCTCGCCCGTTTGCCCGATGCCCCCAAGGGCACCCGGGGTATCAGCCTGTTTATCGTGCCCAAATTCCTGCCCGACGGTAACGGTGGCGTTGGTGAACGCAACGGTGTGACCTGCGGCAGCCTGGAAAAGAAAATGGGCATCAAGGCCTCGGCTACCTGTGTACTGAATTTCGACGACGCCACCGGCTTTCTGATCGGGCCGGAGAACGAAGGCCTGAACTGCATGTTCACCTTTATGAACACCGCCCGTATCGGTACCGCCATCCAGGGTGTGGGGCCTGCGGAGCTGTCTTACCAGTGGGCTCTGGACTACGCCAAAGAGCGTCGCTCCATGCGGGCGCTGTCGGGTAAGAAAGAATCGGACCAGGCAGCAGACGCACTGATTCACCACGCCGACGTTCGCCGTATGTTGCTGACCCAGAAAGCCGTTGCCGAAGGAGGCCGGGCAATGCTGTATTACGCGGCCCGCCTGGCGGACCATATGGTGGAAGGCCACACCACCGGCGATGCCAAAAAGGCCGACGCCTACGACGATAAGCTGGGCTTCCTGACACCGATACTGAAAGGTTTCCTGACCGAACTGGGTAATGAAGCCGCCAACCTGGGCGTACAGGTTTTCGGCGGCCATGGTTACATCCGTGAACACGGTATGGAGCAGATTGTCCGGGATACCCGCATTGCCACACTTTATGAGGGCACCACCGGTATCCAGGCACTGGACCTGTTGGGGCGCAAGGTATTGCTGATGACACAGGGCGGGGCTGTCAGGGAGTTCACCCTCCGGGTGGCCAACTTTGCCCGCAAGAACCTGACCGACAAACGGGTGCGCCCTTTCGCCGTAGAGTTGCTCAAACTGACGGCTCAGTGGAATCTGTTGACGGTTCGCCTGATGCTGGCCGCCCGCAAGGATCGCGACATGGTGAGCTCGGCCGCCAATGACTTCCTGATGTACAGTGGTTACGTCACCATGGCTTACATGTGGGCTCGCATGGCTGCCGTCGCCTCCGACAAACTCGACAAGGGCGGGGCCGACTCGGAAGAGTTCTATCGCGCCAAGCTTGCGACGGCGGAATTCTACTATGAGCGCCTGTTACCCAGAGCCCAGGCCCATGCCACCAGTATGCTCAGCCCAAGCAGGAACCTGATGCAGCTGGTTGCGGAGGATATGAGCTTTATCGGCTAA
- a CDS encoding DUF3833 domain-containing protein, translating into MAITGLPRCLWLLLSTALLVGCAGPALEDYKDREPVLTPQEFFTGELYARGVVKNFSGEVIRTFDADISASWDSDGVGTLDEEFRFDDGEVQTRVWTLTPDNGALHADAGDVVEPGTMRWQGNAINMNYVLRVAYGDDTIDVRMDDWMYLITPDTLINQTTMSKWGIEVGEIVLVISRK; encoded by the coding sequence ATGGCCATTACTGGTTTGCCCCGCTGTCTGTGGTTATTGTTATCCACAGCCCTGCTCGTTGGCTGTGCCGGGCCAGCGCTGGAAGACTACAAGGATCGTGAGCCGGTACTGACGCCCCAGGAATTCTTCACCGGCGAACTGTACGCCCGAGGGGTGGTCAAGAATTTCTCAGGCGAGGTGATCCGTACCTTTGATGCGGATATTTCCGCCAGCTGGGACAGCGACGGTGTTGGCACGCTGGATGAAGAATTCCGGTTTGACGACGGCGAGGTGCAGACCCGGGTCTGGACGCTGACACCGGACAACGGTGCCCTGCACGCAGATGCCGGGGATGTGGTGGAGCCAGGCACCATGCGATGGCAGGGTAACGCCATCAATATGAATTATGTCCTGCGGGTGGCCTACGGTGACGACACCATTGATGTCCGTATGGATGACTGGATGTACCTGATCACACCCGACACATTGATTAACCAGACCACCATGAGCAAGTGGGGAATTGAAGTGGGGGAAATTGTGCTGGTGATCAGCAGGAAGTAA
- a CDS encoding efflux RND transporter periplasmic adaptor subunit: MVKQWLIALVLVVLAAGGAFSWHYFAQEDSESAQMERPASKVNAISPGMELVRDSVNAVGNLRALEQVELTTEVSGRVVEMNLDSSKRVSRGQLLLRLDDRQARADLQVAEATLADARRQFERAQRLQANNSISRSQVDELRTAMAVAEAQRESARIRLDNHRIEAPFEGVIGLSDISLGTYLASGTSVTTLDSTDRMELGFSIPERFLGQIQIGQRVRGTSPAYPEESFQGELVELGTRINELSRTLPVRAVIDNPDGKLRPGQFMSANLTLRKREALVIPEQAVMIRGADKYVFIAEDGVARRVSVSLGSRSPGWVEVSEGLSREDRVIITGQDRLSSGDRIDVVDDDKAIPDNRFANSRES, translated from the coding sequence ATGGTTAAGCAATGGCTGATCGCCCTGGTACTGGTAGTCCTGGCCGCTGGAGGCGCTTTTTCCTGGCACTACTTTGCCCAGGAAGACTCTGAGAGTGCACAGATGGAGCGCCCCGCAAGCAAGGTGAACGCGATCAGCCCCGGTATGGAGCTGGTACGGGATTCCGTCAACGCCGTCGGTAACCTGCGGGCCCTCGAGCAGGTTGAACTGACCACCGAGGTCAGCGGCCGCGTGGTGGAAATGAACCTCGACAGCAGCAAGCGAGTCAGTCGCGGCCAGTTGTTGCTTCGCCTTGATGATCGTCAGGCCAGGGCCGATCTGCAGGTGGCGGAAGCCACCCTGGCGGATGCACGGCGTCAGTTTGAACGGGCACAACGGCTGCAGGCCAACAACAGTATTTCCCGGTCCCAGGTGGATGAGCTCCGCACGGCCATGGCTGTGGCTGAGGCCCAGCGGGAATCAGCCCGGATCCGTCTCGACAACCACCGGATTGAAGCGCCTTTTGAGGGTGTGATCGGTCTCAGCGATATCAGCCTCGGTACCTACCTCGCTTCCGGAACCTCGGTTACCACGCTCGATTCAACGGATCGCATGGAGCTGGGCTTTTCCATACCCGAGCGCTTTCTCGGCCAGATACAGATCGGGCAGAGGGTTCGTGGAACCTCGCCGGCCTATCCAGAGGAAAGTTTTCAGGGTGAACTGGTGGAACTGGGCACGCGGATCAACGAACTCAGCCGTACGTTACCGGTGCGGGCGGTGATCGACAATCCCGATGGCAAACTGCGCCCGGGGCAGTTCATGTCCGCCAATCTGACCCTGCGGAAACGGGAAGCGCTGGTGATCCCCGAGCAGGCGGTGATGATTCGCGGTGCTGACAAGTACGTCTTTATTGCAGAGGATGGTGTTGCCCGCCGGGTCTCGGTTTCCCTGGGCTCCAGGTCCCCGGGCTGGGTGGAAGTGTCCGAGGGGCTGTCCCGGGAGGACCGGGTGATAATCACCGGCCAGGACCGTCTCAGCAGTGGCGACCGTATTGATGTGGTGGATGACGACAAGGCGATTCCGGATAATCGCTTCGCCAATTCCCGGGAGTCCTGA
- a CDS encoding efflux RND transporter permease subunit: MILSDISIKRPVFATVISLLILVFGLAALRGLPVREYPDIDPPVVSISTDYIGAAAEVVDTQITQVVEGAISGIEGIRSIESSTEQGESRTSIEFNTSRNVDIAANDVRDAVARVANTLPEEADPPVVSKADSDARPMMWITLRSDVWDSAELSDFADRVLADRLSVLDGVADVRIGGERRYAIRVWLDRERLAARDMTVSEVEQALRSNNVELPAGSVESATRDFTVRAKGRLSEVEEFRNLVIRRDGNDLLRLGEVANVQMGVESDTSRLRANGQTAIGMGVIRQSKSNTVAVSDLVRAELDRIRDTLPPEVTIAESYDESIFIRASIKEVIFTLAIAVSLVILVIFMFLRSWRATLIPAVTIPVAVIGAFIGLGALGFSINVLTLLAVILAIGLVVDDAIVMLENIQRRIDDGEPPLLAAYRGARQVAFAVIATTLTLIAVFVPISFMGGNVGRLFAEFGFTLAAAVVVSSIVALTLTPMLCSKWLKHSPETEEGHRLWAASERALNGLTNGYARMLRFSLRQPGLLLGLGMVGLIMAVVVFPQLPQELAPTEDRGVIIMPTSAPRGSTVQYTDHHVLKAEKLLLPYLEDGSANRLLSIVGFRNEADNAFMIMGLAPWDEREIKQQEITSELRGKLESIPGVRSVAVNPPGLGQRGFNQPVEFVIGGPDYESVQAWSEEIVERAKENPNLLSLETDFELTRPELNVTIDRERAADLDVTVEDVGLTLQTMLASRQVTTYLDRGREYDVIVQAAEIDRATPNDLGRVFVRPRQGGDLIPLEALVTIEEVGANPDLRRIDRLPAVVISGSLADGYDLGSALTYLNNLAVDNLPPEARVSYKGLSREFQDSSAAIYVTFGLAFVIVFLVLAAQFESWIHPMIIMLSVPLAVTGALYALFFSGITLNIYSQIGIIMLLGLMAKNGILIVEFANQLRDKGYEVREAILEGAILRFRPVLMTTISTVFGAVPLVLATGAGAESRASIGIVILGGLIFATTLTLFIIPVLYNLLARFAKSTNAVELELEKQASHSAGGRGVAAAPQAKEMDKF, encoded by the coding sequence ATGATTCTCTCGGACATTTCCATCAAACGGCCGGTTTTCGCCACCGTTATCAGCCTCTTGATCCTGGTTTTCGGTCTTGCCGCCTTGCGGGGCCTGCCGGTGCGGGAATACCCGGACATTGATCCGCCGGTGGTTTCGATTTCTACCGATTACATCGGTGCGGCGGCAGAAGTGGTGGATACCCAGATCACCCAGGTGGTTGAGGGGGCCATCAGTGGCATTGAGGGCATTCGTTCCATCGAGTCCAGCACCGAACAGGGTGAGTCCCGCACCTCCATCGAATTCAATACCTCCCGCAATGTGGATATTGCTGCCAATGATGTCCGGGATGCGGTTGCCCGGGTGGCCAATACTCTTCCCGAGGAAGCAGACCCACCGGTGGTGAGCAAGGCGGATTCTGATGCCCGCCCGATGATGTGGATCACCCTGCGCAGTGATGTCTGGGACAGTGCCGAGCTCAGCGATTTCGCCGACCGGGTACTGGCGGACCGGCTGTCCGTGCTTGATGGCGTGGCCGATGTTCGTATTGGCGGTGAGCGCCGTTATGCCATCCGGGTGTGGCTGGACCGGGAGCGGCTGGCGGCACGGGACATGACCGTCTCGGAAGTGGAGCAGGCGCTGCGATCAAACAACGTGGAACTGCCCGCCGGCTCGGTGGAATCCGCCACCCGCGACTTCACGGTGCGCGCCAAGGGGCGCCTGTCGGAGGTGGAGGAATTCCGCAATCTGGTGATTCGTCGTGACGGCAACGATCTGCTGCGACTGGGCGAGGTGGCCAATGTGCAGATGGGCGTTGAGTCTGACACCAGCCGCTTGCGGGCCAACGGTCAGACAGCCATTGGTATGGGTGTTATTCGCCAGTCCAAGTCCAACACCGTGGCGGTCTCGGATCTGGTCAGGGCGGAACTGGACCGGATCCGCGATACCCTCCCTCCCGAAGTGACTATCGCCGAAAGCTACGACGAATCCATCTTTATCCGTGCCTCGATCAAGGAGGTTATCTTCACCCTGGCCATTGCCGTGTCTCTGGTCATCCTTGTTATCTTCATGTTCCTGCGTTCCTGGCGAGCGACACTGATTCCGGCGGTGACCATACCGGTTGCTGTCATCGGGGCGTTTATCGGCCTGGGTGCGCTCGGGTTTTCCATCAACGTGCTGACCCTGCTGGCGGTGATTCTTGCCATCGGTCTGGTGGTGGACGATGCCATCGTTATGCTGGAGAACATCCAGCGGCGCATAGATGACGGTGAACCGCCCCTGTTGGCGGCCTATCGCGGTGCGCGGCAGGTGGCGTTTGCGGTTATTGCCACCACCCTGACGCTGATTGCCGTGTTCGTGCCTATCTCTTTCATGGGGGGCAATGTTGGCCGTCTGTTTGCCGAATTCGGATTTACGCTGGCGGCGGCCGTGGTGGTGTCCAGCATCGTGGCGCTTACCCTGACACCGATGCTGTGTTCCAAGTGGCTGAAACACAGTCCCGAAACCGAAGAAGGTCATCGCCTGTGGGCTGCCAGCGAGCGGGCTCTCAACGGGCTCACCAATGGTTACGCCCGCATGCTGCGGTTCTCCCTGCGCCAGCCGGGACTGTTGCTGGGCCTCGGTATGGTGGGGCTGATCATGGCGGTGGTGGTATTCCCGCAATTACCCCAGGAACTGGCTCCTACCGAAGACCGCGGCGTCATTATCATGCCTACCAGCGCGCCTCGGGGTTCCACGGTGCAATACACCGACCACCATGTCCTCAAGGCCGAAAAGCTGTTGCTGCCCTACCTGGAGGACGGCAGTGCCAACCGGCTGCTCTCCATCGTCGGGTTCCGCAACGAAGCGGACAATGCCTTCATGATCATGGGTCTGGCGCCCTGGGACGAACGGGAGATCAAGCAGCAGGAAATTACCAGCGAGTTGCGCGGAAAACTGGAGAGTATTCCCGGCGTGCGGTCTGTGGCGGTCAATCCGCCGGGCCTGGGCCAGCGCGGCTTCAATCAGCCGGTGGAGTTTGTCATTGGTGGCCCGGATTACGAATCCGTGCAGGCCTGGAGTGAGGAGATCGTTGAACGGGCGAAGGAAAATCCCAACCTCCTCAGCCTGGAAACCGACTTCGAGCTCACCCGCCCGGAACTGAATGTCACCATTGATCGGGAGCGGGCCGCGGATCTTGACGTAACGGTGGAAGACGTGGGTCTGACCCTGCAAACCATGCTGGCTTCACGGCAGGTAACGACCTATCTGGATCGTGGCCGGGAGTACGATGTTATCGTGCAGGCGGCGGAAATCGACCGGGCCACCCCCAACGATCTCGGGCGCGTATTTGTGCGTCCACGACAGGGTGGCGACCTGATTCCCCTGGAAGCATTGGTGACCATTGAAGAAGTGGGTGCAAATCCTGACCTGCGGCGGATTGACCGTTTGCCTGCGGTGGTTATCAGCGGCTCCCTTGCAGACGGCTATGATCTGGGCTCGGCACTGACCTACCTCAACAACCTGGCGGTGGATAACCTGCCGCCTGAGGCACGGGTCAGTTACAAAGGCCTGAGCCGGGAGTTCCAGGATTCCTCGGCGGCGATCTACGTTACTTTCGGGCTGGCTTTCGTGATTGTCTTCCTGGTGCTGGCGGCGCAGTTTGAAAGCTGGATTCACCCGATGATCATCATGCTCTCGGTGCCGCTGGCGGTGACCGGCGCGCTCTATGCGCTGTTTTTCTCCGGTATTACTCTGAATATCTACAGCCAGATAGGCATTATCATGTTGCTGGGGCTGATGGCCAAGAACGGGATATTGATTGTGGAGTTCGCCAACCAGCTGCGGGATAAGGGCTACGAAGTGCGTGAGGCCATTCTGGAAGGGGCAATACTGCGCTTCCGTCCGGTCCTGATGACAACAATATCCACTGTCTTCGGGGCCGTGCCGCTTGTGCTGGCAACCGGTGCAGGCGCTGAAAGCCGCGCCTCCATCGGCATTGTCATCCTTGGCGGGCTGATCTTTGCCACCACCCTGACCCTGTTCATTATTCCCGTGCTCTATAACTTGCTGGCACGGTTCGCCAAGTCCACCAATGCCGTTGAGCTCGAACTCGAGAAACAGGCCAGTCATTCCGCTGGCGGTCGCGGGGTGGCTGCCGCACCGCAAGCCAAGGAGATGGATAAATTCTGA
- the mnmG gene encoding tRNA uridine-5-carboxymethylaminomethyl(34) synthesis enzyme MnmG — protein MDYPTRFDVIVIGGGHAGTEAALAAARMGSQTLLLTHNIETLGQMSCNPAIGGIGKSHLVKEIDALGGAMAMATDKAGIQFRVLNSRKGPAVRATRAQADRVLYKAAIREILENQPNLTLFQQAADDLIVEGERITGVVTQSGIRFRAPTVVLTTGTFLGGVIHIGMQQHSGGRAGDAPANALAQRLRELPFNVGRLKTGTPPRIDARSVDFSVMQEQWGDDPAPVMSFLGSREQHPEQVCCYVTRTTEQTHDIIRSGFDRSPMFAGNIEGIGPRYCPSIEDKVNRFADKDSHQIFVEPEGLTTNELYPNGISTSLPFDIQLAAVRTIPGFENAHITRPGYAIEYDFLNPQDLRHTLETKFIRGLYFAGQINGTTGYEEAGAQGLLAGINAALRAQERDEWYPRRDEAYLGVLVDDLITMGTSEPYRMFTSRAEYRLILREDNADLRLTETGHRLGLVDEHRWQAFNTKRDAIAAERNRLETTRIHPGTPGGDAANNHLRQPMNRDQTLAELLRRPEINYSHIARMADGIADDPVVADQVEIEIKYEGYISRQTDEIERLRRNENTRLPDDIDFDAIGGLSNEIRQKLKEVRPETVAQASRIQGVTPAAISQVLVHLKKRDLLRKQSA, from the coding sequence GTGGATTATCCAACCCGTTTCGATGTGATTGTCATTGGTGGTGGCCATGCCGGTACCGAAGCCGCACTGGCAGCTGCGCGCATGGGTTCACAGACCCTGCTGCTGACCCACAATATTGAAACCCTGGGCCAGATGTCCTGTAATCCGGCCATTGGCGGTATTGGTAAGAGCCACCTGGTGAAGGAAATCGACGCCCTGGGCGGTGCCATGGCCATGGCCACCGACAAGGCCGGCATCCAGTTCCGGGTGCTGAACTCCCGCAAGGGTCCGGCCGTTCGCGCCACCCGTGCCCAGGCGGACCGGGTACTGTATAAGGCAGCCATCCGCGAAATCCTGGAGAACCAACCCAACCTGACCCTGTTCCAGCAGGCTGCGGACGACCTGATTGTCGAAGGCGAGCGCATTACCGGTGTGGTCACCCAGTCCGGCATTCGGTTCCGTGCACCGACCGTTGTGCTGACCACCGGTACTTTCCTGGGCGGTGTTATCCACATCGGTATGCAGCAACACTCCGGTGGTCGCGCCGGCGATGCGCCTGCCAACGCCCTTGCCCAGCGCCTGCGGGAGCTGCCGTTCAATGTCGGGCGCCTGAAAACCGGTACCCCGCCCCGTATCGACGCCCGCAGTGTGGATTTTTCCGTGATGCAGGAGCAATGGGGCGATGACCCGGCACCGGTGATGTCATTCCTGGGGTCCCGCGAGCAGCACCCCGAGCAGGTGTGCTGCTATGTCACCCGAACCACCGAGCAGACTCACGACATCATCCGCAGCGGCTTTGACCGCTCGCCCATGTTTGCCGGCAACATCGAAGGCATCGGGCCCCGTTACTGCCCGTCCATCGAAGACAAGGTCAACCGCTTTGCCGACAAGGACTCGCACCAGATATTCGTGGAGCCGGAAGGCCTGACCACCAACGAGCTGTACCCCAACGGTATCTCCACCAGCCTGCCGTTTGATATCCAGCTGGCGGCCGTGCGTACCATTCCCGGTTTCGAGAATGCCCACATTACCCGGCCCGGTTACGCCATCGAGTACGATTTCCTGAACCCGCAGGACCTGCGCCATACCCTGGAAACCAAGTTCATCCGGGGGCTGTACTTTGCCGGCCAGATCAACGGCACCACCGGCTACGAAGAAGCCGGCGCCCAGGGCCTGCTGGCAGGTATCAACGCGGCACTGCGTGCCCAGGAGCGGGACGAATGGTATCCCCGTCGTGACGAAGCCTATCTGGGTGTGCTGGTGGATGACCTGATCACCATGGGTACCTCCGAGCCCTACCGCATGTTTACCAGCCGTGCTGAATACCGGCTGATTCTGCGGGAAGACAATGCCGACCTGCGCCTGACCGAAACCGGCCACAGGCTGGGGCTGGTGGATGAGCATCGCTGGCAGGCATTCAACACCAAGCGCGACGCCATTGCCGCCGAACGCAACCGCCTGGAAACCACGCGAATCCATCCCGGTACCCCCGGTGGCGATGCAGCCAACAACCATCTGCGCCAGCCCATGAACCGGGACCAGACCCTGGCGGAACTGCTGCGTCGCCCGGAAATCAACTACAGCCATATTGCCCGGATGGCAGACGGCATTGCCGACGATCCCGTTGTTGCGGACCAGGTGGAAATCGAGATCAAGTACGAGGGTTACATCTCTCGTCAGACCGATGAAATCGAGCGCCTGCGCAGGAATGAGAACACCCGCCTGCCGGACGACATCGATTTTGACGCGATTGGCGGCCTGTCCAATGAGATCAGACAGAAGCTCAAGGAAGTCCGGCCGGAAACCGTGGCGCAGGCTTCACGCATCCAGGGTGTGACCCCGGCGGCGATTTCCCAGGTTCTGGTTCATCTCAAGAAGCGTGATCTTCTGCGCAAGCAATCCGCCTGA
- the rsmG gene encoding 16S rRNA (guanine(527)-N(7))-methyltransferase RsmG yields MNDVLWQRQLAQGLADLELELDDASQQQLLAFLALLNKWNRAYNLTAVRESREMVSRQLLDSLSILPFVTAEHLLDVGAGGGLPGIPLAIALPHKRFTLLDSNSKKTRFLTQCVLELGLKNVDIIHGRAESCDPAIQYRQISSRAFTALDNLVAWCGHLLADEGEFLAMKGQFPDDEVAALPSGWQVKSRHPLSVPGSDGDRHLLVIGRDSGHKNFKTGG; encoded by the coding sequence ATGAACGATGTACTCTGGCAACGCCAGCTTGCCCAGGGCCTGGCAGATCTTGAACTGGAGCTTGATGACGCCAGCCAGCAACAGCTGCTGGCGTTTCTGGCATTGCTGAACAAGTGGAACCGCGCCTACAACCTGACCGCGGTACGGGAGTCGCGGGAGATGGTGTCGCGCCAGTTGCTGGACAGCCTGAGCATCCTGCCCTTTGTAACCGCCGAACATTTGCTGGATGTGGGCGCCGGTGGCGGGCTGCCGGGCATTCCCCTGGCCATTGCCTTGCCCCATAAGCGATTTACCCTGCTGGACAGTAACAGCAAGAAAACCCGGTTCCTGACCCAGTGCGTTCTGGAACTGGGCCTGAAGAACGTGGATATTATTCATGGTCGGGCAGAAAGCTGTGATCCCGCCATTCAGTACCGCCAGATCAGCAGCCGGGCGTTCACGGCACTGGACAACCTGGTCGCCTGGTGCGGCCATTTGCTTGCGGATGAGGGCGAGTTCCTTGCCATGAAAGGCCAGTTTCCGGATGATGAGGTGGCTGCACTGCCATCGGGTTGGCAGGTAAAGTCCCGGCATCCGTTGTCGGTACCCGGCTCGGACGGAGACCGGCATCTGCTGGTGATCGGGCGGGATTCCGGCCACAAGAATTTCAAGACAGGAGGCTAG
- a CDS encoding ParA family protein encodes MARVIAVTNQKGGVGKTTTCVNLAASLAATKRRVLLVDMDPQGNATMGSGVDKNALERSGYDMLTKRATAAEVIFRAEASGFDILPANGDLTAAEVELMNEIGREHRLRLALNKVRENYDYILIDCPPSLSLLTVNALSAADTVLIPMQCEYYALEGLAALMNTVEQIQETVNPDLQVEGILRTMYDPRNSLTLDVSGQLSEFFGDKVYKAVIPRNVRLAEAPSYGLPALKYDRTSKGAIAYLALAGEMVRRHGSQKTSAAVAV; translated from the coding sequence ATGGCGCGTGTGATTGCAGTGACCAATCAGAAAGGCGGTGTTGGGAAAACCACCACCTGCGTCAACCTGGCTGCCTCCCTGGCCGCAACCAAGCGCCGCGTGCTGCTGGTGGATATGGATCCCCAGGGCAATGCCACCATGGGCAGCGGAGTGGACAAGAATGCCCTGGAGCGCTCCGGTTATGACATGCTCACCAAGCGGGCCACCGCCGCCGAGGTGATTTTCCGGGCGGAAGCCTCTGGTTTTGATATCCTCCCCGCCAACGGCGATCTCACTGCCGCGGAGGTGGAGCTGATGAACGAAATCGGCCGCGAACACCGTTTGCGTCTGGCTCTGAACAAAGTGCGGGAGAACTACGATTACATCCTTATTGATTGCCCGCCTTCCCTCAGCCTGCTGACCGTCAACGCGCTCTCGGCGGCAGACACCGTGCTGATCCCCATGCAGTGTGAGTACTATGCTCTGGAAGGCCTGGCGGCGTTGATGAACACGGTTGAACAGATTCAGGAAACCGTTAATCCGGACCTGCAGGTGGAAGGCATATTGCGGACCATGTATGACCCGCGTAACAGCCTGACCCTCGACGTATCCGGTCAGCTCAGCGAGTTTTTCGGCGACAAGGTCTACAAGGCGGTGATTCCCCGCAACGTACGGCTGGCTGAAGCACCCAGTTACGGCCTGCCGGCGCTGAAATACGACCGCACCTCCAAGGGCGCGATAGCTTACCTCGCCCTGGCCGGGGAAATGGTTCGACGGCACGGTTCACAAAAGACATCCGCGGCCGTTGCCGTGTAA
- a CDS encoding ParB/RepB/Spo0J family partition protein has protein sequence MAAKKRGLGERGLGALLQGSRVNLDQELKDHDGELRDVPIDLIQRGRFQPRRDMDPAALQELADSIRQQGVMQPVVVRPIAEGRFELIAGERRWRATQMAELDSIPAIIRDVPDDAAIAMALIENIQRENLNPIEEAFALQRLQDEFGLTQAQVAEAVGKSRTTITNLLRLISLSEDVRVMLEHGDLEMGHGRAMLTLQPEQQMHVAKQVVAKSLSVRQTEALVRRVQQETPGSKKAKGEVDPNIRALQDDLAERLGARVSIDHGQRGKGKLVIEYTSLDELDGILGHIK, from the coding sequence ATGGCGGCGAAGAAACGAGGACTGGGTGAGCGCGGACTGGGCGCCCTGTTACAGGGCTCCAGGGTCAATCTGGACCAGGAGCTGAAGGACCACGACGGCGAGCTGCGGGACGTTCCGATTGACCTGATCCAGCGTGGCCGGTTCCAGCCGCGCCGGGATATGGACCCGGCGGCCCTGCAGGAACTGGCGGACTCCATTCGTCAACAGGGTGTGATGCAACCGGTCGTCGTGCGCCCGATCGCCGAAGGCCGGTTCGAACTGATCGCCGGCGAACGCCGCTGGCGTGCCACCCAGATGGCCGAACTCGACAGCATCCCCGCCATCATTCGTGACGTGCCGGATGATGCCGCCATCGCCATGGCGCTGATCGAGAACATCCAGCGCGAGAATCTCAATCCCATCGAAGAAGCTTTTGCACTTCAGCGCCTGCAGGACGAATTCGGCCTGACCCAGGCCCAGGTGGCGGAGGCAGTAGGCAAGTCCAGAACCACCATCACCAATCTGCTGCGGCTGATCAGCCTGTCCGAAGATGTGCGGGTGATGCTGGAACACGGCGACCTGGAAATGGGCCATGGCCGTGCCATGCTGACCCTGCAGCCGGAACAGCAGATGCACGTGGCGAAACAGGTGGTGGCCAAATCCCTGTCTGTTCGCCAGACCGAAGCCCTGGTTCGCCGGGTTCAGCAGGAAACCCCGGGCAGCAAGAAAGCCAAGGGCGAGGTGGACCCCAATATCCGTGCACTGCAGGATGACCTTGCTGAACGTCTGGGAGCCCGGGTGTCTATCGACCATGGTCAGCGTGGAAAAGGCAAGCTGGTGATTGAATACACCTCACTGGACGAGCTGGATGGTATCCTGGGGCACATCAAGTAG